A genomic stretch from Lathyrus oleraceus cultivar Zhongwan6 chromosome 2, CAAS_Psat_ZW6_1.0, whole genome shotgun sequence includes:
- the LOC127118420 gene encoding KH domain-containing protein At3g08620: MSGLYNQISSPGTARANSPNINMRSNFDVNSQYLTELVAEYQKLGPFMQVLPLCTRLLNQEILKVSGKNGLMQSQGYSDYDRVQFGNVKPNLMPSLDTAQNFTGWNSLSHEGLAGVQGHNVDWQRATAVSNSHIMKKILRLDIPYDNHPNFNFVGRLLGPRGNSLKRVEATTGCRVYIRGKGSIKDFDKEELLRGRPGFEHLNEPLHILIEAELPVNVIDIRLRQAREIIEELLKPVDESQDIYKRQQLRELAMLNSSFREESPQLSGSVSPFTSNEMIKRAKTDL; encoded by the exons ATGTCTGGTCTGTACAATCAGATTTCCTCACCAGGAACAGCAAGGGCCAATTCACCAAATATAAACATGAGAAGCAATTTTGATGTTAATAG tCAATACTTAACTGAGTTGGTAGCAGAATACCAGAAGCTTGGACCTTTCATGCAAGTCTTACCATTATGTACTAGACTCTTAAATCAAG AGATTTTAAAGGTGTCAGGAAAGAATGGATTGATGCAGAGCCAAGGGTATAGTGACTATGACAGAGTGCAGTTTGGAAATGTCAAGCCTAATCTTATGCCTTCTTTGGATACAGCACAAAATTTCACTGGCTGGAACAGCTTGTCACATGAA GGGTTAGCTGGAGTACAAGGACACAATGTGGATTGGCAAAGAGCAACAGCAGTCTCAAATTCTCACATCATGAAGAAAATTTTGCGCTTGGATATTCCTTATGATAATCATCCGAAT TTCAACTTTGTTGGGAGGCTTCTTGGTCCAAGAGGTAATTCACTCAAGCGAGTCGAGGCTACTACAGGTTGCCGCGTGTATATCAGAGGAAAAGGTTCAATTAAAGACTTTGATAAG GAAGAGTTGTTGAGGGGAAGACCAGGATTTGAGCACTTGAATGAACCATTGCACATTTTGATTGAGGCTGAACTACCTGTCAATGTTATTGATATAAGGTTGAGACAAGCCCGGGAAATCATAGAAGAACTACTCAAACCTGTG GATGAGTCACAGGACATTTACAAGCGGCAACAACTTAGAGAACTTGCAATGCTGAATTCAAGTTTTAGAGAAGAGAGTCCTCAGCTGAGTGGTAGTGTCTCTCCATTCACCTCTAATGAAATGATAAAAAGAGCCAAAACTGATCTATAG